One genomic region from Mycobacterium basiliense encodes:
- a CDS encoding CaiB/BaiF CoA transferase family protein encodes MKPLEGIRVLEVAMYGFVPSAGAVLVEWGADVVKVEHAVNGDPQRGLRQTGMLRVEGDPNPNIEHANRGKRSLGLDMSVPEGKDVLHELARRSDVFLTSFLPDARQKFGIDVDDIRSVNPSIIYARGSALGPRGEEATKGGYDMTAFWCRAGTAATITPMGYSGMINPPGPAYGDTISGTNLAGGIAAALLKRERTGEPSVVDVSLLGSGLWSMGHTVALTVHLGQRLEAPPPGIHGSPVNPLVGVYATADGRYISLVMMQPGKFWADVCRHIGRPELCDDPRFATAERIAANTADAVEILTKVIATRTLAEWSERFATLAGPWAPVQDTLEAADDAQVRANEYVVRAGELELVANPVQFDVAAPHTGPAPGFAEQTDEILLELGFDWDRIIELKAAGAVT; translated from the coding sequence ATGAAGCCCCTGGAAGGCATCCGCGTGCTGGAAGTCGCCATGTATGGGTTCGTCCCCTCGGCGGGCGCCGTATTGGTCGAGTGGGGCGCCGACGTGGTCAAGGTTGAGCACGCGGTGAACGGCGATCCCCAGCGTGGCCTCCGGCAGACCGGCATGTTGCGGGTGGAAGGGGACCCAAACCCCAACATCGAACACGCCAATCGCGGCAAGCGCAGTCTCGGGCTGGACATGTCGGTACCCGAGGGCAAAGACGTGCTGCACGAGTTGGCCCGCCGGTCCGATGTCTTTTTGACCAGTTTCCTGCCCGATGCGCGGCAAAAGTTCGGCATCGACGTCGACGACATTCGGTCGGTGAACCCGTCGATCATTTACGCCCGCGGCAGCGCGCTGGGGCCGCGTGGTGAGGAAGCGACCAAGGGCGGATACGACATGACCGCGTTCTGGTGCCGGGCAGGCACCGCCGCCACCATCACGCCGATGGGCTACTCGGGAATGATCAATCCGCCCGGGCCCGCCTACGGCGACACCATCTCCGGCACCAACCTGGCCGGTGGCATCGCGGCGGCGCTGCTCAAGCGTGAGCGCACCGGTGAACCATCCGTCGTCGATGTGTCGCTGCTCGGCAGCGGCCTTTGGTCGATGGGTCACACCGTGGCACTGACCGTGCACCTGGGACAGCGGCTGGAAGCGCCACCGCCCGGCATCCACGGTTCTCCGGTCAACCCGCTGGTGGGCGTCTACGCGACTGCGGACGGCCGGTACATCTCCCTGGTGATGATGCAGCCCGGGAAGTTCTGGGCCGATGTTTGCCGGCACATCGGCCGTCCCGAGCTGTGCGACGATCCGCGCTTCGCGACCGCCGAAAGGATCGCCGCTAACACGGCAGATGCTGTGGAGATCTTGACCAAAGTTATCGCAACACGCACGCTTGCCGAGTGGAGCGAACGCTTTGCGACGCTCGCGGGACCTTGGGCGCCGGTGCAGGACACGCTGGAAGCGGCCGACGACGCACAGGTCCGTGCCAACGAGTATGTGGTGCGCGCCGGCGAACTCGAACTCGTGGCCAACCCGGTGCAATTCGACGTCGCAGCGCCGCACACTGGACCGGCGCCGGGGTTCGCCGAGCAGACCGATGAGATCCTGCTGGAACTCGGATTCGACTGGGACCGCATCATCGAACTCAAAGCGGCCGGCGCCGTTACCTAG
- a CDS encoding MlaE family ABC transporter permease, with protein sequence MANRAADRWSPGITFGRGSKPMQAVGGLFAMSADAIKFIFRRPFQWREFLEQSWFVARVAMLPTLLVAIPFTVLVSFTLNILLRELGAADLSGAGAAFGAVTQVGPLVTVLIVAGAGATAMCADLGSRTIREEIDAMEVLGINPVQRLVTPRMLASGLVALLLNSLVVIIGIVGGYVFSVFVQDVNPGAFAAGITLLTGVPEVIISCVKAALFGLIAGLVACYRGLTISGGGAKAVGNAVNETVVYAFMSLFVVNVVVTAIGIRMSAK encoded by the coding sequence ATGGCGAATAGGGCGGCGGACCGCTGGAGCCCAGGCATTACGTTCGGGCGTGGTTCCAAACCGATGCAGGCGGTCGGCGGGCTGTTCGCGATGTCGGCAGACGCCATCAAGTTCATTTTCCGCCGGCCGTTCCAGTGGCGTGAGTTCCTCGAGCAGTCATGGTTTGTCGCCCGCGTGGCGATGTTGCCCACGCTGTTGGTGGCCATCCCGTTCACCGTCTTGGTCAGCTTTACCCTCAATATCTTGTTGCGCGAGTTGGGGGCCGCGGACTTGTCCGGTGCCGGAGCCGCATTCGGCGCGGTCACCCAGGTCGGACCGCTGGTGACGGTGTTGATCGTGGCGGGTGCCGGTGCCACGGCGATGTGCGCAGACCTGGGCTCGAGAACGATTCGCGAAGAGATCGACGCGATGGAGGTGCTGGGCATCAATCCGGTGCAGCGCTTGGTGACGCCGCGCATGCTGGCCTCAGGGCTGGTGGCCCTCCTACTGAACAGTCTGGTGGTGATCATCGGGATCGTGGGTGGCTATGTCTTTTCGGTTTTCGTCCAGGATGTAAATCCCGGTGCGTTCGCCGCCGGCATCACCCTGCTGACCGGCGTACCTGAGGTCATCATCTCGTGTGTCAAGGCAGCACTTTTCGGTCTGATCGCCGGCTTGGTGGCCTGCTACCGGGGGCTGACGATATCTGGCGGTGGCGCCAAGGCGGTCGGAAACGCCGTCAACGAAACGGTGGTGTACGCGTTCATGTCGCTATTCGTCGTCAACGTGGTGGTCACTGCGATCGGCATCCGAATGTCGGCCAAGTAG
- a CDS encoding MlaE family ABC transporter permease, whose amino-acid sequence MALRAVYPRLTRQLQKPVGALSRIGDHTLFYGRAIAGAPFAATHYRREIIRLVAEISMGAGTLAMIGGTLVIVGFLTLAAGGTLAVQGYSSLGNIGIEALTGFLAAFINVRIAAPIVAGIGLAATFGAGVTAQLGAMRINEEIDALESMAIRPVSYLVSTRIVAGMMAITPLYSIAVILSFLASQFTTVVLFGQSGGLYQHYFTTFLNPIDLLWSFLQAVLMAITILLIHTYFGYFASGGPAGVGVATGNAVRTSLIVVVSVTLLVSLSIYGSNGNFHLSG is encoded by the coding sequence GTGGCGCTAAGAGCCGTCTATCCGCGACTGACGCGGCAACTCCAGAAGCCGGTTGGTGCCCTGAGCCGCATCGGTGACCACACCCTGTTCTATGGCAGGGCGATTGCCGGAGCACCCTTCGCGGCCACTCACTACCGGCGGGAGATCATTCGCCTGGTAGCTGAGATCAGCATGGGTGCAGGGACTTTGGCCATGATCGGCGGCACACTCGTGATCGTCGGTTTCCTAACGCTAGCCGCCGGCGGAACGCTGGCGGTGCAGGGCTATAGCTCCCTGGGCAATATCGGCATCGAGGCGCTCACCGGGTTTCTGGCGGCCTTCATCAATGTTCGGATCGCCGCGCCCATAGTCGCCGGAATTGGTTTGGCCGCCACGTTCGGCGCCGGCGTGACCGCGCAGCTGGGTGCGATGCGGATCAACGAAGAGATCGACGCGCTGGAATCGATGGCCATCCGGCCGGTTTCGTATTTGGTCAGCACCAGGATCGTCGCCGGGATGATGGCGATCACCCCGTTGTATTCCATCGCGGTCATCCTGTCGTTTCTGGCCAGCCAGTTCACCACGGTGGTGCTGTTCGGTCAGTCGGGTGGCTTGTACCAGCATTACTTCACGACATTCCTCAACCCGATCGACCTGTTGTGGTCGTTCCTGCAGGCCGTCCTGATGGCGATCACGATCTTGCTGATCCATACGTATTTCGGCTATTTCGCCTCCGGCGGACCGGCGGGTGTAGGCGTCGCAACGGGTAACGCCGTGCGCACCTCGCTGATCGTGGTGGTATCGGTCACTCTGCTGGTTTCGCTGTCCATATACGGCTCCAACGGCAACTTCCACTTGTCGGGGTAG
- a CDS encoding MCE family protein, translated as MSRNLGPNPMHRSETTSTATPVAASPGRHFGVRSYARPLTGLATVLVVVAIVAVSVALFRGDFTESVPVTVVSPRAGLVMNPDAKVKMRGVEVGKVAGIDVRPNGDAVLHLAIDPVQIKLIPHNVLVDIASTSVFGAKFVELVPPDKPSSQSLQPHQVLDGKHVTVEVNTVFQQLTSLLSTIDPAKLNETLGAIASAVNGRGHQIGQMLSDLDSFLTKQDPSLPDLGHDLSVLPVVSNAYADAAQDLITTADNAIRISKSIVDEQRNLDAFLISSIGLADMGNEVVGGNRQALTDVLDLLVPTSDLLYEYRQALWCGISGSLVNLHAPPLPEPMIKVLVYLGFGAERYRYPSNLPKVAATGGPQCHDLPVVPFDKAPPFVVADVGANPMEYGNPQLLLNSDALKQLLYGPIDGPPRNSMQIGQPG; from the coding sequence ATGTCGCGCAACCTCGGGCCGAACCCGATGCACCGTTCGGAAACCACCAGCACCGCAACACCCGTCGCGGCGTCGCCGGGTCGCCACTTCGGCGTGCGTTCCTACGCCCGTCCGTTGACGGGCCTGGCGACCGTCTTGGTGGTCGTCGCCATCGTTGCCGTCTCGGTCGCCTTGTTCCGCGGTGACTTCACCGAGAGCGTGCCGGTCACCGTGGTTTCACCGCGGGCCGGATTGGTGATGAACCCGGATGCCAAGGTGAAGATGCGCGGCGTCGAAGTGGGCAAGGTTGCTGGCATTGATGTGCGGCCCAATGGCGACGCCGTTCTGCACCTCGCGATAGATCCGGTGCAGATCAAACTCATTCCGCACAATGTGCTCGTCGACATCGCGTCGACGAGTGTGTTCGGCGCCAAGTTCGTCGAACTGGTCCCGCCCGACAAGCCGTCGTCGCAGAGCCTGCAACCTCATCAGGTACTCGACGGCAAACACGTCACCGTGGAAGTCAACACGGTATTCCAACAACTCACCTCCCTGCTGTCGACAATCGATCCGGCCAAGCTCAACGAAACCCTTGGCGCCATTGCGTCGGCGGTGAACGGCCGCGGCCACCAGATCGGTCAGATGTTGTCCGATCTGGATTCGTTTCTGACCAAGCAAGATCCAAGTCTTCCCGATCTCGGTCACGACCTCTCGGTGCTGCCCGTGGTGAGCAACGCCTACGCGGACGCGGCGCAGGACCTCATTACCACGGCGGACAACGCGATCAGAATCAGCAAGTCGATCGTCGATGAGCAACGAAACCTGGACGCGTTCCTGATCAGTTCGATCGGCTTAGCCGATATGGGCAATGAAGTGGTCGGCGGCAATAGACAGGCGCTGACCGATGTCCTGGATCTGTTGGTGCCGACCAGCGATCTACTCTACGAGTACCGCCAAGCGCTGTGGTGCGGCATTTCCGGTTCCCTGGTGAATCTCCACGCGCCGCCGCTGCCCGAGCCGATGATCAAGGTATTGGTTTACCTTGGCTTCGGCGCGGAGCGCTACCGGTATCCGTCCAACTTGCCCAAGGTGGCCGCCACCGGCGGGCCACAATGCCATGACCTCCCCGTGGTGCCCTTCGACAAGGCGCCACCGTTCGTGGTGGCCGATGTCGGCGCCAACCCGATGGAATACGGCAACCCGCAACTGCTGCTCAACTCCGACGCGCTCAAGCAGTTGTTGTACGGGCCGATCGACGGGCCGCCGCGCAACTCCATGCAGATCGGACAACCCGGATGA
- a CDS encoding MCE family protein, which translates to MTGSRAMIIKFGVFAAVMILLTVFLFFIFGQYRTGATNAYSAVFNDVSRLKPGETVRVAGVRVGTVNSVSLRADKKVLVQFDTDRGVVLSTGTRAVVRYLNLVGDRYLELVDGPGSTKALPPGGQIPIDRTAPALDLDLLLGGLKPVTQGLNPQDVNALSAALIEVFQGEGGTLESLLNKTSSFSNTLADNNETVQALIDNLNVVVGAVDKDGAKFSDAIDRLERLVSALSQDRDTIGAAITALDNGTASIADLLGRARAPLAGTVDQLNRLAPLLDKDKNLIDISLQKLPDNYRKLTRLGSYGAWFPYYLCGLALRVSDLQYRTVEVGVTHQVTGRCAEPDA; encoded by the coding sequence ATGACCGGCTCGCGCGCGATGATCATCAAGTTCGGGGTGTTTGCCGCCGTGATGATCCTCTTAACGGTGTTCCTGTTCTTCATATTTGGGCAATACCGAACCGGTGCGACCAATGCGTATTCGGCCGTGTTCAACGATGTATCGCGGCTCAAGCCCGGAGAGACGGTACGGGTCGCAGGGGTTCGGGTGGGCACTGTCAACAGCGTCTCGCTGCGTGCGGACAAGAAGGTTCTGGTGCAGTTCGACACCGACCGCGGTGTCGTGCTCAGCACCGGCACGCGTGCCGTCGTTCGGTATCTCAATCTGGTCGGTGATCGCTATCTGGAGCTTGTCGACGGACCCGGATCGACCAAGGCGCTGCCGCCCGGCGGGCAGATCCCGATCGATCGGACGGCACCGGCCCTCGATCTCGATCTGCTGCTCGGCGGACTGAAACCGGTTACCCAGGGCCTTAATCCGCAAGACGTCAATGCGCTCAGCGCGGCGCTCATCGAGGTCTTCCAGGGCGAGGGTGGGACGCTGGAGTCGCTGCTGAACAAGACGTCGTCGTTTTCCAACACGTTGGCCGACAACAACGAGACCGTGCAGGCGCTGATTGACAACCTCAATGTCGTGGTGGGCGCCGTAGACAAAGACGGCGCCAAGTTCTCCGACGCCATCGACCGTCTCGAGCGGTTGGTCAGTGCCCTGTCGCAAGACCGCGACACCATTGGCGCCGCCATCACCGCCCTGGACAATGGAACCGCTTCGATCGCGGATCTACTCGGCCGCGCCCGTGCGCCGCTGGCCGGCACTGTGGATCAGTTGAATCGGTTGGCCCCGTTGCTGGACAAGGACAAGAACCTAATCGACATCTCGCTGCAGAAGTTGCCGGACAACTACCGCAAACTGACGAGGTTGGGTTCCTACGGCGCGTGGTTCCCGTACTACCTGTGCGGACTTGCGTTGCGCGTCTCCGATCTGCAGTACCGGACGGTGGAAGTTGGGGTAACCCACCAGGTCACCGGGAGGTGCGCAGAACCCGATGCTTAA